DNA from Verrucomicrobiota bacterium:
CCAATGCGTCAACTTAAGCACCTCGCGGCTCAGGGACGGAAAGATTCCGGCAAATCTTTCGGGAGAGATTCCTGCCGATCTCGGCATGACGGGGCACGGCTTCTTTCCGGCGTGTCCGGGGATTCCACCACACGGTGTGTTCGCCGCCCTCGCGGTAAAACTCGCAACCGTATTCGTGCAAATGCCGCAGAAGTTCGCGGCGTTTCATGCCACCGTGATTACGTGGCGTTCCGCGCCTTTTCGAGTGAAGCTCAAAAGTTCCTCCTCCTGGATTTCGAGCATGAGTCTGATGGCTTCAGTCAGGCTGGCGAGACACTCGGCCTTCGTGCGGCCCTGACCGTTGGCACCTGGAACCTCTGGACAGTAAGCGACGAACCACTTGCCGTCTCGTTGCACCAAAGCCGTAAAATGCCGGGAGGCTCCTTGCGGCCGAGCTGTCTTTCTCATGCCTCCATCTTATCCAACGCGCGTGTCAGTCGCAAGCCCTGCCGATCTGCCATTCTGCAGCCAGCATGATTTCCCGCGTGATTGACATCTCACTGCGGCATCGCGCTGCCCTGATGCTGGCGGCGGGACTGCTGGTCGCTTTGGGCGTTTGGTCGGCCACACGGCTGCCGATTGATTCGGTGCCGGACATCACGAATCCGCAAGTGCTGGTCAATACCGCGGTTCCGGCGCTGGCGCCCGAAGAAATCGAAACACTCGTCACGCTGCCCCTCGAAAGCCAGATGGCCGGGTTGCCAGGCATGATTGAACTGCGCTCCCTGTCGAAGTTCGGGCTGTCGCAAGTGCGGATGACATTCGAGGACGGCGTGGACCTTTACCGCACCCGGCAACTGGTCAGCGAGCGGTTGTTGAGCGCGGCGGAAATGATCCCGCCCGGGCTCCAGCCGCGGCTGGCGCCGATCAGCACGGCGCTCGGCGAAATCTTCTATTATGCAGTCGAGTTCGCCGCGGATCCGAGACGAGTGTCGGAGCATTGGAGTAATGGAATGAGCCCCGCTGCCACTCAGCCCAGCACTCCAGCACTCCCACACTCCAGCTCTCTTTCCGTTCAGGAAAAGCTGATGTCGCTAAGACAACTTCAAGAATACGTCATCAGCCCACTGCTCCGGGCGACGCCGGGCGTTGCAGCGGTGAACACCTCCGGCGGATACGAACGGCAAATCGTGGTCACGCCGGACCCGGCGCGGTTGGCGGGCGTGGGCCTGACCGTGGACGAACTGGCGCGCAAGCTGGCGGAAAACACGCAGAACGTCGGTGGTGGTCTGGTCGAAATCGGCGGCGAGCAAGTCGTCATTCGCGCGCACAATCGCGTGAACACGGCGGACGAGATTGCAAACCTGCCGCTCAAGTTCGCGGGTTGGTCAACGCCGTTGCTCGTGAAGGATGTGGCCCACATCGGCATCGGGTCGAGCTTCCGCACCGGCGCGGCCACGGTGAACGGGGAAGAAGGTGTTATCGGCGGCGCGCTGATGTTGGCGGGCGGCAACAGCCGCATCGTCGCGCGAGACGTGGCGGAGAAGCTCGCGAAAATTCAGGAGAAACTCCCGCCGGGCGTGGTCGTTCGCCCGCTTTACGATCGGTCCGATCTCGTCAACCGCACGCTGCACACGGTCGCGCTGAATCTGTTCGAAGGCGCGGTGCTGGTGGTGGCGGTGCTGTTTGCCCTGCTCGGCAATCTGCGGGCCGCGTGCATCGTTGCGCTGGCCATCCCGCTCTCGATGCTCTTCGCGGTCACCGGCATGGTGGGGAGCCGCGTGTCGGGAAATCTCATGAGCCTGGGCGCGATAGATTTTGGCCTCATCATCGATGGCGCCGTGGTGATGGTCGAAAATATTGTCCGCCATTTGACCCAAAAGCAGCGGCAGCTCGGACGCGAACTCACCGCCGGCGAACGGCTG
Protein-coding regions in this window:
- a CDS encoding type II toxin-antitoxin system HicA family toxin, whose amino-acid sequence is MKRRELLRHLHEYGCEFYREGGEHTVWWNPRTRRKEAVPRHAEIGRNLSRKICRNLSVPEPRGA
- a CDS encoding type II toxin-antitoxin system HicB family antitoxin, with product MRKTARPQGASRHFTALVQRDGKWFVAYCPEVPGANGQGRTKAECLASLTEAIRLMLEIQEEELLSFTRKGAERHVITVA